From a single Pseudophryne corroboree isolate aPseCor3 chromosome 6, aPseCor3.hap2, whole genome shotgun sequence genomic region:
- the LOC134935787 gene encoding E3 ubiquitin/ISG15 ligase TRIM25-like, translating into MASADLRQELDCSICLSIYTDPVTLRCGHNFCRVCIDRVLDTQEGAGVYNCPECRAVCQEHPALQRNITLCNIVGSFLSTRPDQEIGIFCTYCVDSPVPAAKSCLLCEASLCDKHLRVHSKSAEHVLCDPTTALGNRKCSVHKKLFRYYCTEDASCICVSCSLAGKHWGHKVEMLDEAFETKKEKLRDILQKLTTKRAETEKRVQSLQERRREDQGKAAGVTETVTALFRDIRRQLEDLENRVQSEISRQEQRVPLSVSDLIQQLEIKKDELSGKMRHIEELCNMSDPVTVLQEPDTGDLCDTEDTERHDNQVHGAGDLDVGLILGKLHKLSDIITGINTGIYAQEDTDLLLDVTTAGNNVLISGDRKTASWSDIRQNHPVTPERFEYDQVISTRGFSSGRHYWEVDVSKSVFWAVGMCYPSIDRRGDKSYIGDNNKSWCLWGGGFNHCSARHDSKVIQLPDNIPCDRVGVYLDYEAGQLSFYSLCDPIRHLYTFTAALTEPLHAALDVWDGCITICGGVRCWEKLP; encoded by the coding sequence atggcgtctgctgatctgagacaggagctggactgttccatctgcctgagcatttatacagatcctgtgaccctgagatgtggccacaacttctgccgggtctgtattgatcgtgtgctggatacacaggagggggCTGGAGTTTATAACTGTCCTGAATGCAGAGCAGTGTGTCAGGAGCatcctgcactgcagaggaacataacgctgtgtaacatagtggggagtttcctgtctactcggccagatcaggagattgggatcttctgcacttactgtgtagactctcctgtacctgctgctaaatcctgtctgctgtgtgaggcttctctgtgtgataaacacctgagagtacacagcaagtcagcagagcacgtcttatgtgatcccaccactgccctggggaacaggaaatgctccgtCCATAAGAAGCTCTTCAGATATTACTGCACTGAGGATGCTTCTTGTATCTGTGTGTCCTGCAGTTTGGCTGGGAAACACTGGGGACATAAAGTGGAGATGCTGGATGAGGCCTTTGAGACCAAGAAGGAGAAGCTGAGAGATATTCTGCAGAAACTGACCACAAAGAGAGCGGAGACTGAGAAAAGAGTCCAGAGTCTGCAGGAGCGCAGGAGAGAAGATCAGGGAAAAGCAGCTGGTGTAACAGAGACAGTCACTGccctgtttagagacatcaggagacagctggaAGACCTGGAGAATAGAGTCCAGAGTGAGATCTCCAGGCAGGAACAGCGGGTTCCACTCTCAGTCTCtgatctgatccagcagctggaaataaagaaggacgagctgtccgggaagatgcgtcacattgaggagttgtgtaacatgtctgatccagtgactgtcttacaggaaccagacacaggggacttgtgtgatactgaggacacagagagacatGATAACCAGGTCCATGGTGcaggagatctggatgtgggtctcATCTTGGGGAAATTACACAAattatctgatataataacaggtataaatacagggatctatgctCAAGAAGATACAGATCTATTACTGGATGTGACCACAGCTGGTAATAATGTACTGATATCAGGTGACAGGAAAACTGCATCATGGTCAGATATAAGACAGAATCACCCAGTAACACCAGAGAGATTTGAGTATGACCAGGTAATAAGCACAAGAGGAttctcctcagggcgacattactgggaggtggatgtcagTAAGTCAGTGTTCTGGGCAGTGGGGATGTGTTACCCCAGTATAGACAGGAGAGGAGATAAGTCATACATTGGGGATAATAACAAGTCCTGgtgtctgtggggaggggggtttaatCATTGTTCAGCAAGACATGACAGTAAAGTGATCCAGTTACCTGACAATATCCCCTGTGATAGAGTGGGAGTATATCTGGATTATGAGGCAGGACAGCTGTCCTTTTATTCTctgtgtgaccccatcagacaCTTATACACCTTTACTGCCGccctcactgagcccctccatgctgCATTAGATGTATGGGACGGGTGTATAACTATATGTGGGGGAGTCAGGTGCTGGGAGAAATTACCATAA